The following coding sequences are from one Diospyros lotus cultivar Yz01 chromosome 7, ASM1463336v1, whole genome shotgun sequence window:
- the LOC127806012 gene encoding ARF guanine-nucleotide exchange factor GNOM-like has translation MGRLKLQSGIKAIEEEPEDSETSPSSKAALACMINSEIGAVLAVMRRNVRWGGRYISGDDQLEHSLIQSLKALRKQIFSWHTINPAVYLQPFLDVVRSEETGAPITGVALSSVYKILTLDVLDLNTVNIEDAMHLVVDAVTSCRFEVTDPGSEEVVLMKILQILLACMKSKASIMLSNQHVCTVVNTCFRIVHQAGTKGELLQRVARHTMHELVRCIFSHLKDVNSTEGSLVKGTSSIKHEIGGIDSDYNFGSKQLENGNGSSEYDSQPSLASLASSACSGLVTGVIDDITVRSGNGKDSVPYDHLMTEPYGVPCMVEIFHFLCSLLNVVEHMGMGSRSNTIAFDEDVPLFALGLINSAIELGGPSIGQHPRLLGLVQDELFRNLMQFGLSVSPLILSMVCSIVLNLYHHLRTELKLQLEAFFSCVILRLAQSRYEASYQQQEVAMEALVDFCRQKTFMVEMYANVDCDITCSNVFEDLANLLSRSAFPVNCPLSSMHILALDGLIAVIQGMAERITNGLVTSEQAPVNLDEYTPFWMVKCDNYSDPDQWVPFVRRRKYIKRRLMIGADHFNRDPKKGLEFLQGTHLLPEKLDPQSVACFFRYTAGLDKNLVGDFLGNHDEFCVQVLHEFAGTFDFQDMNLDTALRLFLETFRLPGESQKIQRVLEAFSERYYEQSPQILANKDAALLLSYSLIMLNTDQHNVQVKKKMTEEDFIRNNRHINGGSDLPREFLSELYHSICKNEIRTTPEHGAGFPEMTPSRWIDLMHKSKKTASFIVSDSKAYLDHDMFAIMSGPTIAAISVVFDHAEHEDVYQTCIDGFLAVAKISACHHLEDVLDDLVVSLCKFTTLLNPSSVEEPVLAFGDDTKARMATVTVFTIANRYGDFIRTGWRNILDCILKLHKLGLLPARVASDAADDSELSSEPGHGKSLTNSLSAAHMQSIGTPRRSSGLMGRFSQLLSLDTEEPRSQPTEQQLAAHQRTLQTIQKCHIDSIFTESKFLHADSLLQLARALIWAAGRPQKGNSSPEDEDTAVFCLELLIAITLNNRDRIVLLWHGVYEHISNIVQSTVMPCALVEKAVFGLLRICQRLLPYKENLADELLRSLQLVLKLDARVADAYCEQITQEVSRLVKANATHVRSPMGWRTITSLLSITARHPEASEAGFDALLFIMSDGDHLLPANYVLCIDAARQFAESRGQADRSLRALDLMARSVTCLAQWAQDSKDALGEVDAVKMSQDIGEMWLRLAQGLRKVCLDQREEVRNHALLSLQMCLTGVDGIRLPHGLWLQCFDLVIFTVLDDLLEIAQVHSQKDYRNMEGTLILALKLLSKVFLQLLHELSQLTTFCKLWLGVLSRMEKYLKVKVRGKKSEKLQDLAPELLKNTLLVMKNMGVLVQRSALGGDSLWELTWLHVNNISPALQSEVFPSQDSEQSLHPEAARTEENLAPNQVVASEGPHSGG, from the exons CTGCCTTAGCATGTATGATCAACTCCGAGATAGGTGCTGTGCTAGCTGTTATGAGGAGGAATGTGAGATGGGGAGGTCGTTATATATCAGGTGATGACCAGCTAGAGCACTCTCTGATACAGTCACTGAAGGCATTGAGGAAACAAATTTTTTCATGGCACACCATAAATCCTGCTGTTTATCTCCAACCATTTCTGGATGTTGTTCGATCTGAGGAGACTGGGGCGCCAATCACGGGCGTAGCTTTATCTTCtgtttacaaaattttaacattGGATGTGCTTGATTTAAATACTGTCAACATTGAGGATGCTATGCACTTGGTAGTTGATGCTGTGACCAGCTGTAGATTTGAGGTGACAGATCCTGGATCAGAAGAAGTAGTCCTAATGAAGATACTTCAGATCCTTCTGGCTTGCATGAAAAGTAAAGCATCAATTATGCTGAGTAATCAGCATGTTTGCACCGTAGTGAATACTTGTTTCCGAATAGTTCATCAAGCAGGAACAAAAGGCGAGTTGTTACAGCGGGTTGCTCGCCACACAATGCATGAACTTGTTAGGTGtattttttcacatttaaaGGATGTCAACAGCACAGAAGGTTCTCTAGTTAAAGGAACCAGCTCTATCAAACATGAG ATTGGTGGCATTGACAGTGATTACAATTTTGGGAGTAAGCAACTGGAGAACGGCAATGGTAGTTCTGAATATGATAGCCAACCATCCTTAGCAAGTTTGGCTTCTAGTGCTTGCAGCGGTCTTGTTACTGGAGTGATAGATGACATCACTGTCCGGTCTGGCAATGGGAAAGATTCTGTTCCATATGATCATTTAATGACTGAGCCATATGGAGTCCCTTGCATGGTTGagatatttcattttttatgttcattgTTGAATGTTGTTGAGCACATGGGAATGGGTTCCAGATCGAACACCATAGCTTTTGATGAAGATGTGCCCCTTTTTGctttaggtttaattaattcAGCTATTGAATTAGGCGGTCCCTCTATTGGTCAACACCCTAGATTATTAGGTTTGGTACAGGATGAATTATTCCGTAACCTGATGCAATTTGGCTTGTCAGTGAGCCCACTTATACTTTCAATGGTATGTAGCATTGTTCTCAATCTATATCATCACTTGCGCACTGAACTCAAGCTACAGCTCGAggctttcttttcttgtgtgATTTTGAGGCTGGCACAAAGCAGGTATGAGGCTTCATACCAGCAGCAGGAGGTTGCAATGGAGGCTCTTGTGGATTTCTGCAGGCAGAAGACATTTATGGTTGAGATGTATGCTAACGTAGATTGTGATATAACGTGCAGTAATGTTTTTGAAGACCTAGCCAATTTGTTGTCTAGGAGTGCATTCCCAGTGAACTGCCCTTTATCTTCAATGCACATTCTTGCTTTAGATGGCCTTATTGCTGTGATTCAGGGAATGGCTGAGAGGATAACCAATGGATTAGTCACCTCAGAGCAGGCGCCTGTAAATCTTGATGAGTACACCCCATTCTGGATGGTGAAGTGTGATAACTATAGTGATCCTGATCAATGGGTTCCATTTGTGCGGCGGAGGAAATACATTAAAAGGAGGTTGATGATTGGAGCTGATCACTTCAATCGAGATCCAAAGAAAGGGTTAGAGTTTCTACAGGGAACACATCTCTTGCCTGAAAAACTCGATCCTCAGAGTGTGGCTTGCTTTTTCAGGTACACTGCCGGCTTAGATAAGAATCTTGTTGGGGATTTTCTGGGAAATCATGACGAGTTTTGTGTTCAAGTTCTACATGAATTTGCTGGGacttttgattttcaagacATGAATCTTGATACTGCATTGCGCCTATTCTTGGAAACTTTCCGACTTCCTGGAGAATCACAGAAGATTCAAAGGGTACTTGAGGCATTCTCTGAGAGATACTATGAGCAATCGCCTCAAATTCTAGCTAACAAGGATGCTGCTCTCTTGTTGTCTTATTCATTAATTATGCTTAACACAGATCAGCACAATGTAcaggtgaagaagaagatgacggAGGAAGATTTTATTCGGAACAACCGGCACATTAACGGTGGTAGTGACCTTCCTCGAGAATTTCTGTCAGAATTGTATCACTCCATATGCAAAAATGAGATCCGCACTACCCCAGAACATGGTGCTGGGTTCCCTGAAATGACACCAAGCCGGTGGATTGATTTAATGCATAAATCCAAGAAAACTGCTTCATTCATTGTTTCTGATTCCAAAGCCTACCTTGACCACGACATGTTTGCTATAATGTCTGGCCCAACCATTGCTGCCATCTCTGTGGTATTTGATCATGCAGAGCATGAAGATGTGTACCAAACCTGTATAGATGGATTCTTAGCTGTGGCTAAGATATCTGCATGCCATCATCTTGAAGATGTTCTGGATGATCTGGTGGTGTCTCTCTGTAAGTTTACAACCCTCTTAAATCCATCATCTGTTGAAGAACCAGTCCTAGCCTTTGGTGATGACACAAAAGCTAGGATGGCAACTGTAACAGTCTTCACTATTGCAAATAGGTATGGTGATTTCATCCGCACAGGATGGAGAAATATCTTGGATTGCATCCTAAAATTGCACAAACTTGGTCTTCTTCCTGCTCGTGTGGCCAGCGATGCAGCAGATGACTCGGAGCTCAGTTCTGAGCCAGGACACGGGAAGTCTCTCACAAATTCTTTATCTGCAGCTCACATGCAATCTATAGGTACTCCTAGGAGATCTTCTGGGCTGATGGGCCGCTTCAGTCAGCTCTTATCTCTAGACACAGAGGAGCCAAGGTCCCAACCTACTGAACAACAACTTGCCGCTCATCAGCGCACTCTACAGACCATTCAGAAGTGCCATATTGACAGCATATTCACGGAGAGTAAGTTTCTGCATGCGGATTCTTTATTACAGCTTGCACGAGCACTTATTTGGGCTGCAGGGCGACCCCAAAAGGGGAATAGTTCTCCTGAGGACGAAGACACTGCAGTTTTCTGCTTGGAGTTGCTGATTGCAATTACCCTTAACAACCGGGATAGGATTGTCCTCCTCTGGCATGGTGTATACGAGCACATATCTAACATTGTTCAATCAACAGTTATGCCTTGTGCCCTGGTTGAGAAGGCTGTTTTTGGACTCCTCAGGATTTGCCAGCGGCTGCTCCCTTATAAAGAGAACCTGGCTGATGAACTGTTGAGGTCTCTGCAACTGGTTCTGAAACTAGATGCCCGTGTTGCTGATGCATACTGTGAACAAATCACACAGGAAGTCAGTCGTCTTGTGAAAGCAAACGCCACACACGTCCGTTCCCCAATGGGGTGGCGAACAATCACATCCTTGCTCTCCATTACAGCACGTCACCCTGAAGCTTCTGAAGCTGGATTTGATGCATTATTGTTCATTATGTCTGATGGAGACCACTTGTTGCCAGCCAATTATGTTCTCTGCATAGATGCAGCAAGGCAGTTTGCTGAGTCTCGTGGACAGGCCGACAGATCTTTGCGAGCTCTGGATCTCATGGCGCGTTCTGTCACTTGTTTAGCACAGTGGGCGCAAGACTCTAAGGATGCCTTGGGAGAAGTGGATGCTGTGAAAATGTCTCAAGACATAGGAGAGATGTGGCTGAGGCTAGCACAGGGCCTGAGAAAAGTTTGTTTGGACCAAAGAGAGGAAGTCCGGAACCATGCTCTCTTGTCACTCCAGATGTGTTTGACAGGAGTGGATGGCATCCGCCTTCCCCATGGCTTGTGGTTACAGTGTTTTGACCTCGTCATATTCACCGTGCTCGATGACTTGCTCGAGATCGCTCAGGTCCACTCCCAAAAAGACTACCGGAACATGGAAGGGACCCTAATCCTTGCCTTGAAGCTTCTCTCTAAAGTGTTCCTGCAATTGCTCCACGAGCTCTCCCAGTTAACAACCTTCTGCAAACTATGGCTGGGCGTGCTCAGCCGGATGGAAAAATATCTCAAGGTAAAAGTCCGAGGAAAGAAGAGCGAGAAGCTTCAGGACCTCGCCCCTGAGCTCCTCAAGAACACCCTGCTTGTAATGAAGAACATGGGAGTCCTTGTGCAGAGGAGTGCCCTTGGTGGAGATAGCTTGTGGGAGCTCACATGGTTGCATGTAAATAACATCTCTCCAGCCCTGCAATCTGAAGTCTTCCCGAGTCAAGATTCAGAGCAGTCGCTGCACCCCGAAGCAGCTCGAACAGAGGAAAATCTGGCTCCAAACCAGGTAGTCGCCTCGGAAGGTCCCCATTCGGGAGGGTGA